One window from the genome of Salvia splendens isolate huo1 chromosome 9, SspV2, whole genome shotgun sequence encodes:
- the LOC121749264 gene encoding glycosyltransferase BC10-like, producing the protein MVIYFLFFGSGLVVGLTLTFYLPPSLQFSQFSSTIQETPSTPTPPPPPPSPPLRHPPPRTASMQPRAGLRDFLRVEDNATHDMTDAELLWRASMKPKIEEFPFRRTAKVAFMFLAKGDLPLAPLWELFFRGHQGLYSIYVHSQPSYKGNFPKGSVFHGRRIASKEVEWGKISMVAAERRLLANALLDVSNQRFVLLSEACIPLFNFPTIYSYLMKSRTSFVESYDKEGPVGRGRYDRHMMPLVTIEEWRKGAQWFEMDRELALEVISEHVYFNLFKLYCKPACYSDEHYLPTMITKHFPFKNANRTLTWVDWSRGGPHPLKFIRLDVTPDMLNRMRSGTECIYNGRPTKVCYLFARKFTVNALDRLLRFAPKLMKF; encoded by the exons ATGGtcatctacttcctcttcttCGGGTCCGGCCTCGTCGTCGGCCTCACCCTCACCTTCTACCTCCCCCCAAGCCTCCAATTCTCCCAATTCTCCTCCACCATCCAAGAAACCCCCTCCACCCCAACTCCCCCACCCCCGCCTCCGTCTCCGCCTCTGCGCCATCCTCCCCCGCGCACCGCCTCCATGCAGCCGCGGGCGGGGCTGAGGGACTTCCTCAGAGTCGAAGACAACGCGACGCACGACATGACAGACGCGGAGCTCCTGTGGCGGGCGTCGATGAAGCCGAAGATCGAGGAGTTTCCGTTCAGGAGGACGGCGAAGGTGGCGTTCATGTTCCTGGCGAAGGGGGATCTGCCGCTGGCGCCGCTGTGGGAGCTCTTCTTTAGAGGGCATCAAGGCTTGTATTCCATCTACGTCCATTCTCAGCCTTCTTACAAAGGGAACTTTCCCAAGGGTTCGGTTTTTCATGGCAGAAGAATTGCTAGCAAG GAGGTAGAATGGGGCAAGATCAGCATGGTCGCAGCCGAACGTAGGCTGCTAGCGAACGCGTTGCTAGATGTGTCGAACCAACGTTTCGTCCTCCTCTCCGAGGCATGCATCCCTCTCTTCAACTTCCCAACAATCTACAGCTACTTGATGAAATCCCGAACCTCATTCGTAGAGTCATACGACAAGGAGGGGCCCGTGGGGCGTGGGCGCTATGACCGCCACATGATGCCCTTGGTAACCATTGAAGAATGGCGGAAGGGGGCCCAGTGGTTCGAGATGGACCGGGAGCTAGCCCTCGAGGTCATCTCGGAGCACGTCTACTTCAACCTTTTCAAGCTCTATTGCAAGCCCGCTTGCTACTCGGACGAGCACTACCTGCCCACTATGATCACCAAACACTTCCCTTTCAAGAACGCTAACCGAACTTTGACTTGGGTTGACTGGTCCCGGGGCGGGCCCCACCCGCTGAAATTCATCCGCCTCGACGTCACCCCGGATATGCTGAACCGGATGAGGAGCGGCACGGAGTGCATCTACAATGGGAGGCCCACCAAAGTTTGCTACTTGTTTGCTAGGAAGTTCACGGTCAATGCGTTGGACCGGTTGTTAAGGTTTGCACCAAAGTTGATGAAATTTTGa